A single Osmerus mordax isolate fOsmMor3 chromosome 7, fOsmMor3.pri, whole genome shotgun sequence DNA region contains:
- the adnpb gene encoding activity-dependent neuroprotector homeobox b, whose protein sequence is MFQLPVNNLGSLRKARRNVKRVLGDIGLEYCRDHIEDFKDFVPNEFYIKHTTWDDVCMWEPSLTKPQDYRSKPFCCSGCPFSSKFFSAYKSHFRNVHSEDFESRILLNCPYCTYNGNKKTLETHIKLFHMPNNAVRPGPGAGGVMAGGMIKDGLKRTGDSIEQAVYYCKKCTYRDPLYNVVRKHIYREHFSHVAQPYLVKPGEKAGTPNGGAAESNANSNTIHCKRCLFVPRTYEALVQHVIEDHERIGYQVTAMIGHTNVVVPRAKPVIMVSPKTAGDKGIIGVTPKGSLVTAGGVRPLTAQQLSRIVIPKSGLGSAGLLAGLKQGALGLKPGTTQSFSIGGQQVRITLPGNAQVSVPQQSQAAKQLLPGGALRSPIVVGASTSAIKATQLTSRVQAAATTVASVTAKKGGSSVLGTSYTQKWKICTICNELFPENVYSSHFEKEHKAEKVPAVANYIMKIHNFTSKCLYCNRYLPSDTLLNHMLIHGLSCPHCRATFNDVEKMVAHMRLAHPDETVGPRTDSPLTFDLTLQQGNPKNVQLIVTTYNMRDAPEESVAFHAQNNASSSSTSAIPTATQGKRAIPQQPPKLTPDSPEDSPPKSAPQAAVPYKKDVGKTLCPLCFSILKGPISDALAHHLRERHQVIQTVHPVEKKLTYKCIHCLGVYTSNMTASTITLHLVHCRGVGKTQNGQDSRPAPSPRVAQAQGTALKRAGFEQGDPNDPKRRKLVPGDQTAPFVEDPNDPVVLALDPKGHEDESYEARKAFLTQYFNREPYPTRREVEKLAASLWLWKSDISSHFSNRRRKCMKDCEGQKASVLLGFNMRELSRLSHELSFAQACAYEAPEGAETRRTSGSCMGRSEGALLRLQERNAADSSGAAAQQGATAGDGSGAKGAQTDQNETVGSSSEQRPPRLDSEPIAIDSDSEEDEEEEEEDETGGEEEGNPVGDDMLAGGEEGEPEPQLISDLDGSESEDEEEDEEGHEENGYGSAETPAEGEEIQADAGSKLSPTGSGGTRAQLGKQWV, encoded by the exons ATGTTCCAGCTCCCCGTCAACAACCTGGGCAGCCTCCGTAAGGCCCGCAGGAACGTGAAGAGAGTTCTGGGAGACATCGGGCTGGAGTACTGCAGAGACCACAtcgag GACTTCAAAGACTTCGTCCCTAATGAGTTCTACATCAAGCATACGACCTGGGatgatgtgtgcatgtgggaaCCGTCTCTCACCAAACCCCAG GACTACCGCTCCAAGCCATTCTGCTGCTCCGGCTGCCCCTTCTCCTCCAAGTTCTTCTCCGCCTACAAGAGCCACTTCCGGAACGTCCACAGCGAGGACTTCGAGAGCCGCATCCTCCTCAACTGCCCTTACTGCACCTACAATGGCAACAAGAAGACCCTGGAGACACACATCAAGCTGTTCCACATGCCCAACAACGCCGTTCGCCCCGGGCCCGGCGCCGGGGGCGTGATGGCGGGGGGGATGATCAAGGACGGCCTGAAGAGGACGGGAGACAGCATCGAGCAGGCCGTGTACTACTGCAAGAAGTGCACATACCGGGATCCGCTCTACAACGTGGTGCGCAAGCACATCTACAGGGAACACTTCTCGCACGTGGCCCAGCCGTACCTGGTGAAACCCGGGGAGAAAGCCGGCACACCCAACGGCGGTGCAGCAGAGAGCAACGCCAACAGCAACACCATCCACTGCAAGCGCTGCCTGTTCGTGCCCCGGACCTACGAGGCGCTGGTGCAGCACGTGATCGAGGACCACGAGCGGATCGGCTACCAGGTCACCGCCATGATCGGGCACACCAACGTTGTGGTGCCCCGCGCCAAGCCCGTCATCATGGTGTCCCCCAAGACTGCCGGCGACAAAGGTATCATCGGCGTCACGCCCAAAGGTTCCCTGGTGACGGCAGGCGGGGTGCGTCCGCTCACTGCCCAGCAGCTTAGTCGGATCGTCATCCCCAAGTCCGGCCTCGGCTCAGCGGGGCTCCTCGCCGGGCTGAAGCAGGGTGCGCTTGGTTTGAAGCCCGGGACGACCCAGTCGTTCTCCATCGGTGGGCAACAGGTGAGGATCACGCTGCCGGGAAACGCCCAGGTGTCGGTGCCCCAGCAGTCGCAGGCGGCGAAGCAGCTGTTGCCGGGCGGCGCGCTGCGGAGCCCCATCGTGGTCGGAGCCTCCACGTCCGCCATCAAGGCCACCCAGCTGACGTCACGCGTCCAAGCCGCCGCTACGACGGTGGCCTCCGTCACCGCCAAGAAGGGCGGTTCCTCGGTCTTGGGCACCTCCTACACCCAGAAGTGGAAGATCTGCACCATCTGCAACGAGCTGTTCCCCGAGAACGTCTACAGCTCTCACTTCGAGAAAGAGCACAAGGCGGAGAAAGTGCCAGCGGTGGCGAACTACATCATGAAGATCCACAACTTCACCAGCAAGTGTTTGTACTGTAACCGTTACCTACCGAGCGACACGCTGCTCAACCACATGCTGATCCACGGCCTCTCCTGCCCGCACTGCCGCGCCACCTTCAACGACGTGGAGAAGATGGTGGCCCACATGCGGCTGGCGCACCCCGACGAGACCGTGGGGCCTCGCACCGACTCCCCGTTGACCTTTGATCTCACATTGCAGCAAGGGAACCCCAAGAACGTCCAGCTGATCGTCACCACCTACAACATGAGGGACGCCCCTGAGGAATCTGTGGCTTTCCACGCCCAGAACAatgcctcctcctcatccacctctgCCATCCCCACCGCCACTCAGGGCAAGAGGGCGATACCCCAGCAGCCGCCCAAACTCACCCCCGACTCCCCCGAAGACTCCCCTCCCAAGAGTGCCCCGCAAGCTGCTGTTCCTTACAAGAAGGATGTGGGCAAGACCCTGTGCCCGCTCTGCTTCTCCATCCTGAAGGGGCCCATCTCCGATGCCCTGGCCCACCACCTGCGGGAACGGCACCAAGTCATCCAGACCGTCCACCCGGTGGAGAAGAAGCTTACCTACAAGTGCATCCACTGCCTGGGTGTGTACACCAGCAACATGACAGCCTCCACCATCACGCTGCACCTGGTGCACTGCCGGGGAGTGGGCAAGACCCAGAACGGCCAGGACAGCCGGCCGGCGCCCTCGCCTCGCGTTGCCCAGGCGCAGGGCACCGCGCTGAAGCGGGCCGGCTTCGAGCAGGGCGACCCCAATGACCCCAAACGGCGGAAGCTGGTGCCGGGCGACCAGACAGCGCCCTTCGTAGAGGACCCCAACGACCCTGTGGTCCTGGCGCTCGACCCCAAAGGTCACGAGGACGAGTCGTACGAGGCGCGGAAGGCCTTCCTTACGCAGTACTTCAATCGGGAGCCGTACCCGACGCGGCGCGAGGTGGAGAAGCTGGCGGCCAGCCTATGGTTGTGGAAGTCAGATATCTCCAGCCATTTCAGTAACCGCAGGAGGAAGTGCATGAAGGACTGCGAGGGCCAGAAGGCCAGCGTGCTGCTGGGCTTCAACATGAGGGAGCTGAGCAGGCTGTCCCACGAGCTCTCCTTTGCCCAGGCCTGCGCCTACGAGGCGCCCGAGGGCGCGGAGACTAGGAGGACCTCCGGGTCCTGCATGGGCCGGTCCGAGGGGGCTTTGCTGCGGCTGCAGGAGCGGAATGCGGCCGACAGTTCCGGTGCTGCGGCCCAGCAGGGGGCCACGGCGGGGGACGGATCGGGAGCCAAAGGCGCTCAGACAGACCAAAACGAGACGGTCGGAAGCTCGTCGGAACAGAGGCCTCCCCGGCTCGACTCGGAGCCCATCGCCATCGACTCGGACAgcgaggaagacgaggaggaggaagaggaggatgagacggggggagaggaggaggggaacccTGTGGGTGACGACATGCTGgcgggaggtgaagagggagagccgGAGCCTCAGTTGATCTCCGACCTGGACGGGTCAGAGtctgaggacgaagaggaggatgaggagggccaCGAGGAGAACGGCTACGGGTCGGCAGAGACTCcggctgagggggaggagatccaGGCCGATGCCGGCTCCAAACTCAGCCCGACCGGGAGTGGAGGAACCAGAGCCCAACTGGGTAAACAGTGGGTCTGA
- the slc35c2 gene encoding solute carrier family 35 member C2 isoform X1, with translation MPCPVQLMCRAVRTVGLVLFYYVFSIGITFYNKWLMKGFHFPLFMTLVHLSIIFSLSALSRWALQCWTGKPRVVLSWADYIFKVAPTALATALDIGLSNWSFLFITISLYTMTKSSAVLFILFFSLIFKLEEPNPFLVVVVLLIASGLFMFTFESTQFNLQGFIMVLLASFIGGIRWTLTQLLMQKAELGLQNPIDTMYHLQPLMFLGLFPLFLYNEGLTLTMSEKLFRVSELRPLLSSLLLLCVGGSLAFGLGFSEFLLVSRTSSLTLSIAGIFKEVCTLLLAARLMGDRMSSINWLGFAVCLSGISLHVGLKTYYSRGKGHMSRALASKSSPDPNPDLELPLLRSEEEEEEEEDEIHH, from the exons ATGCCGTGCCCCGTCCAGCTCATGTGCCGCGCTGTGCGCACTGTCGGCCTGGTCCTGTTTTATTACGTCTTCTCTATAGGAATAACTTTCTACAACAAATGGCTAATGAAG ggttTCCACTTCCCTCTCTTCATGACCCTGGTCCATCTCAGCATCATCTTCAGCCTGTCTGCGCTGTCCCGCTGGGCGCTGCAGTGCTGGACAGGCAAGCCCAGAGTCGTGCTCAGCTGGGCCGACTACATCTTCAAAGTGGCCCCCactg CTTTGGCAACCGCCCTGGACATCGGTCTATCTAACTGGAGCTtcctcttcatcaccatcagcct GTACACCATGACCAAGTCCTCTGCTgttctcttcatcctcttcttctctctcatcttcaAGCTGGAAGAACCG aacccgttcctggtggtggtggttctgCTGATAGCCAGTGGTCTCTTCATGTTCACGTTTGAGTCGACCCAGTTCAACCTTCAGGGCTTCATCATGGTGCTGCTGGCCTCCTTCATTGGGGGAATCCGCTGGACCCTCACACAGCTGCTCATGCAGAAAGCAGAGCTGG gcctacaGAACCCTATAGACACCATGTACCACCTGCAGCCTCTCATGTTCCTgggcctcttccctctcttcctctacaaCGAAG ggCTGACTCTGACCATGTCGGAGAAGCTGTTCCGTGTGTCGGAGCTGCGCCCCCTgctgtcctccctgctcctgctgtgtgtgggcgGCTCCCTGGCGTTCGGCCTTGGCTTCTCAGAGTTCCTGCTGGTCTCGCGCACCTCCAGCCTTACGCTGTCCATCGCTGGGATCTtcaag gaggtGTGCACTCTGCTGCTGGCGGCGAGGCTGATGGGAGACCGCATGAGCAGCATCAACTGGCTGGGctttgctgtgtgtctgtccggcATCTCTCTGCACGTGGGCCTCAAGACCTACTACTCTAGGG GTAAAGGCCACATGTCGAGAGCGCTGGCCAGTAAGAGCAGTCCTGATCCTAACCCTGATCTAGAGCTTCCTCTGttgaggagcgaggaggaggaggaggaagaggaggatgagattcaCCACTGA
- the slc35c2 gene encoding solute carrier family 35 member C2 isoform X2: protein MPCPVQLMCRAVRTVGLVLFYYVFSIGITFYNKWLMKGFHFPLFMTLVHLSIIFSLSALSRWALQCWTGKPRVVLSWADYIFKVAPTALATALDIGLSNWSFLFITISLYTMTKSSAVLFILFFSLIFKLEEPNPFLVVVVLLIASGLFMFTFESTQFNLQGFIMVLLASFIGGIRWTLTQLLMQKAELGLQNPIDTMYHLQPLMFLGLFPLFLYNEGLTLTMSEKLFRVSELRPLLSSLLLLCVGGSLAFGLGFSEFLLVSRTSSLTLSIAGIFKVKATCRERWPVRAVLILTLI from the exons ATGCCGTGCCCCGTCCAGCTCATGTGCCGCGCTGTGCGCACTGTCGGCCTGGTCCTGTTTTATTACGTCTTCTCTATAGGAATAACTTTCTACAACAAATGGCTAATGAAG ggttTCCACTTCCCTCTCTTCATGACCCTGGTCCATCTCAGCATCATCTTCAGCCTGTCTGCGCTGTCCCGCTGGGCGCTGCAGTGCTGGACAGGCAAGCCCAGAGTCGTGCTCAGCTGGGCCGACTACATCTTCAAAGTGGCCCCCactg CTTTGGCAACCGCCCTGGACATCGGTCTATCTAACTGGAGCTtcctcttcatcaccatcagcct GTACACCATGACCAAGTCCTCTGCTgttctcttcatcctcttcttctctctcatcttcaAGCTGGAAGAACCG aacccgttcctggtggtggtggttctgCTGATAGCCAGTGGTCTCTTCATGTTCACGTTTGAGTCGACCCAGTTCAACCTTCAGGGCTTCATCATGGTGCTGCTGGCCTCCTTCATTGGGGGAATCCGCTGGACCCTCACACAGCTGCTCATGCAGAAAGCAGAGCTGG gcctacaGAACCCTATAGACACCATGTACCACCTGCAGCCTCTCATGTTCCTgggcctcttccctctcttcctctacaaCGAAG ggCTGACTCTGACCATGTCGGAGAAGCTGTTCCGTGTGTCGGAGCTGCGCCCCCTgctgtcctccctgctcctgctgtgtgtgggcgGCTCCCTGGCGTTCGGCCTTGGCTTCTCAGAGTTCCTGCTGGTCTCGCGCACCTCCAGCCTTACGCTGTCCATCGCTGGGATCTtcaag GTAAAGGCCACATGTCGAGAGCGCTGGCCAGTAAGAGCAGTCCTGATCCTAACCCTGATCTAG
- the taf13 gene encoding transcription initiation factor TFIID subunit 13: MADEEDEPGFDEELDEGSCGADGGHGKRKRLFSKELRCMMYGFGDDQNPYTESVDILEDLVIEFITEMTHKAMSIGRQGRVQVEDIVFLIRKDPRKFARVKDLLTMNEELKRARKAFDEANYGS; encoded by the coding sequence ATGGCGGATGAGGAAGACGAGCCTGGATTCGACGAAGAACTGGACGAGGGGTCCTGTGGCGCCGACGGAGGACACGGGAAGAGAAAGCGTCTTTTCTCTAAGGAGCTTCGCTGCATGATGTACGGGTTTGGAGACGATCAGAATCCGTACACCGAATCAGTGGACATTCTTGAAGACCTTGTCATCGAGTTTATCACGGAGATGACCCATAAAGCCATGTCTATAGGCCGCCAGGGTCGCGTCCAGGTCGAAGACATTGTTTTCCTCATCCGGAAAGACCCGAGGAAGTTCGCCCGAGTGAAGGATCTGCTGACCATGAACGAGGAACTTAAGAGGGCACGCAAAGCCTTTGACGAAGCTAATTATGGCTCTTGA
- the tnnc2.2 gene encoding troponin C, skeletal muscle isoform X2: MTDAQQEARSYLSEEMLNEFKAAFDMFDTDGGGDISTKELGQVMRMLGQNPTREELDEIIEEVDEDGSGSIDFEEFLVMMVRLLKEDEAGKSEDELAECFRVFDKNADGYIDREEFAIIIRSTGEQISEEEIDELLKDGDKNSDGMLDFDEFLKMMENVQ; encoded by the exons ATG ACTGACGCGCAACAAGAGGCTCGCTCCTACCTGAGCGAGGAGATGCTGAACG AGTTCAAGGCTGCCTTCGACATGTTCGACACGGACGGTGGCGGTGACATCAGCACCAAGGAGCTGGGTCAGGTGATGAGGATGCTGGGCCAGAACCCCACAAGAGAGGAGCTGGACGAAATCATCGAGGAGGTCGATGAGGACG GTAGCGGCAGCATCGACTTCGAGGAGTTCTTGGTCATGATGGTGAGACTCCTAAAGGAAGACGAGGCTGGCAAGAGCGAGGACGAGTTGGCGGAATGTTTCCGTGTGTTCGACAA GAACGCCGACGGTTACATCGACAGAGAAGAGTTCGCCATCATTATCCGCAGCACAGGCGAGCAGATTTCAGAGGAGGAGATCGACGAGCTGCTGAAGGATGGTGACAAGAACTCTGACGGCATGCTGGACTTTGACG AATTCCTCAAGATGATGGAGAATGTGCAGTAA